A genome region from Pygocentrus nattereri isolate fPygNat1 chromosome 10, fPygNat1.pri, whole genome shotgun sequence includes the following:
- the LOC108443082 gene encoding procathepsin L-like isoform X3, which yields MRVLLAVTALVVVASAANVSVEDLEFDVWKQTFGKSYGSVEEESQRKMIWLDNRKLILEHNMLADQGIKSYRLGMNRFADMDNQEYQQMFKGCLGSFNESEIESETTLLEEGAACPRKVDWRAKGYVTRVKDQSHCGSCWAFSATGALEGQMFKKKRMLVRLSEQQLVDCSRSFGNFGCQGGFMDKAFKYIKSSGGLETAYTYPYRAREGRCKFRNQRAWAKCSGYKKVPRSERCLKNAVARIGPISVAIDVSRRSFQFYKSGVYNEPACSSTKVNHAVLVVGYGTNRRGKAYWLVKNSWGTRWGNRGYIKMSRNKRNQCGIASYAVYPLV from the exons ATGAGGGTTTTGCTCGCTGTCACCGCTCTTGTGGTTGTGGCCAGTGCAGCCAATGTCTCTGTGGAAGATCTGGAGTTTGATGTCTGGAAACAAACGTTTG GTAAGAGTTATGGTTCAGTGGAAGAAGAGTCTCAACGTAAGATGATCTGGCTGGACAATCGTAAGCTGATCCTGGAACACAACATGCTGGCTGACCAGGGCATCAAAAGCTACAGACTTGGCATGAACCGCTTTGCAGACATG GACAATCAGGAGTACCAGCAGATGTTTAAGGGCTGCCTGGGATCCTTCAACGAGTCTGAGATCGAGAGTGAAACTACATTACTGGAAGAGGGTGCTGCGTGTCCCAGGAAAGTGGActggagggctaagggctacgTGACCAGAGTTAAGGACCAAAGTCACTGTGGCTCCTGCTGGGCCTTCAGTGCG acGGGCGCACTAGAGGGTCAGATGTTCAAGAAGAAAAGGATGCTGGTACGCTTAAGTGAACAACAGCTGGTGGACTGCTCCCGGAGTTTTGGAAACTTTGGCTGTCAAGGTGGTTTCATGGACAAGGCCTTCAAGTACATCAAGAGCAGTGGAGGCCTGGAGACAGCGTACACTTATCCATACCGGGCCAGG GAAGGGCGGTGCAAGTTTAGAAATCAGAGAGCTTGGGCTAAGTGCTCCGGCTATAAAAAGGTGCCACGCTCAGAACGCTGTCTGAAGAACGCTGTGGCCAGAATCGGACCCATTTCTGTAGCTATAGATGTCTCTCGTCGCAGCTTCCAGTTCTACAAGTCAG GTGTGTATAATGAGCCTGCCTGCAGCAGCACTAAGGTGAATCACGCTGTCCTGGTTGTTGGTTACGGCACTAATAGACGTGGAAAGGCCTACTGGCTGGTCAAGAACAG CTGGGGTACTAGGTGGGGTAATAGAGGCTACATCAAGATGTCCAGGAACAAGAGGAACCAGTGTGGTATTGCCTCATATGCCGTCTACCCTCTGGTTTAA